One region of Oryza glaberrima chromosome 7, OglaRS2, whole genome shotgun sequence genomic DNA includes:
- the LOC127778605 gene encoding myb-related protein Hv33-like produces MAKRAGGARKKLRRGLWSPEEDEKLMNHIAKYGHGCWSSVPKLAGLERCGKSCRLRWINYLRPDLKRGAFSQEEEDLIIHLHSMLGNKWSQIAAQLPGRTDNEVKNFWNSYIKKKLRQRGIDPATHKPLAEVVAAAACARTPAVFSDAELILSSIGAQPPPESYMYYDGSRYSTECGAASVGGDGSLSSLSGYSQATAEFAVDGASASALLHCGGGGPTSSGGGAPPAPTAAVIPSVSSSSTLNSMVGLSPAAATTTTTTTDEQYGNTNHLPWLELGPSTTTPSSSAAAATVDHYGAALDELKWSDYVFDGYNHQLPPYNHGGICGGGDSKDTAVHFDAHALGNWC; encoded by the exons ATGGCGaagcgggcgggcggcgcgaggaagaagcTGAGGAGAGGGCTGtggtcgccggaggaggacgagaAGCTGATGAACCACATTGCCAAATATGGCCATGGCTGCTGGAGCTCCGTCCCCAAGCTTGCAG GCCTTGAGAGATGTGGGAAGAGCTGCAGGCTGAGGTGGATAAACTACCTCAGGCCAGACCTCAAGAGGGGAGCATTCTCACAGGAAGAAGAAGACCTCATCATCCATCTCCATTCCATGCTAGGAAACAA GTGGTCTCAGATTGCGGCTCAGCTGCCGGGTCGGACGGACAACGAGGTCAAGAACTTCTGGAACTCTTACATCAAGAAGAAGCTTCGCCAGCGCGGCATCGATCCGGCCACCCACAAGCCGCTCGccgaggtcgtcgccgccgccgcctgcgcccgcACGCCGGCGGTGTTCAGCGACGCCGAGCTCATCCTGTCCTCCATCggcgcccagccgccgccggagagctATATGTACTACGATGGCAGCCGGTACAGCACGGAGTGCGGCGCCGCGAgtgtcggcggcgacgggtcgCTGTCGTCGCTGTCCGGGTACAGCCAAGCGACAGCGGAGTTCGCGGTGGACGGCGCCAGCGCGAGCGCGCTGCTgcactgcggcggcggcggccccacCTCCTCCGGTGGTGGCGCCCCGCCGGCGCCCACGGCGGCGGTTATCCCATCGGTGTCGAGCTCCAGCACGCTGAACTCGATGGTTGGCctaagccccgccgccgccaccaccaccaccaccaccaccgacgagCAGTACGGCAACACCAACCACCTCCCATGGCTGGAGCTGGGCCCAAGCaccaccaccccctcctcctccgccgccgccgccaccgtcgaccACTACGGCGCCGCGCTGGACGAGCTCAAGTGGTCCGATTACGTGTTCGACGGCTACAACCACCAGCTACCTCCGTACAACCATGGCGGCatctgtggcggcggcgacagcaaggACACGGCGGTGCACTTCGACGCCCACGCCCTCGGCAACTGGTGCTAG